AATTATTCGATTTATCTGGAAAAGTTCAAGAAGAAATCGAACTAAATCAAAAACTGCTTGTTAGTGAAGTACATAAACAAGCAATCTTCGATGCAATTCTTGCTGAAAACCTATCACAAATTCAAGGGACTCACTCAACCCTTAAAAAAGGTGAAGTGAGCGGTGGTGGTAAGAAACCTTACCAACAAAAACACACAGGTCGTGCAAGACAAGGTTCGATTCGTAACCCTCATTACGTAGGTGGTGGTATCGCTTTTGGTCCTAAACCAAATCGTAATTACAAAATTAAGGTAAATAAAAAAGTAAGTTCATTAGCTTTCAAATCAGCAATTACTTCTAAAGTTAATAACAACGAATTCTTAGGATTAGTTGATTCGATTAAACAAGATAAACCAAGTACAAAAGCAATTGCTAAATTACTAAAAGAACTTAAGGTTAATAAAAAAGTATTAATCGTAGCTTTTGAAAAAAACGAAAACCTAGAAAAATCTAGTGCTAACTTACCTAACGTTTCATACAAACTATGAAACCAAGTATCAGTAAAAGACTTAATTGATGCTAACTGTGTCTTAGCGCAAAAAAGTGCAATTAATAACTGAGTTGAAAGGTTGAACTAATCATGCAAATTACTGACGTACTTATTAAACCAATACTTACTGAAAAAACTTATGGCATCATGATATCAGAACCAAGAAAGTACACTTTCTTAGTTAATGCCAAAGCCAATAAGAATTACATTAAGCAAGCTTTCAAAGCAATTTATGGAGTGACTCCAATAGCTGTTAATACAAAGATTAAAAAACCAGCTAGAGTTCGCACAGGAACACAAAACCCAGGTTATTCAAGACTGGAAAAGATTGCAATCATCACTGTTCCATTCGGAGTGGAAGTAGCAATCACTGGAGAAAAACCAGAACCAAAAGAAGAATCATCTTCTAAAAAATAATTAGATATCAGGCGCAAAGCAAAAGGAATATAAATAATAAGCAGTTATGCCGGTTAAGAAAATCGTAAATCGATCAAACAGTGGGATTCATCACAAGATCTCAATAGATTACAGCAAAGTGTTAACTACTAACACTCCGCAAAAATCTTTATTAGCTAAGAAAAAGAAAAATTCTGGTCGTAATAACCAAGGAAAAATCACAGTAAGACACCGTGGTGGCGGTTCAAAAAGAAAATATCGGATCATTGATTTCAAAAGAAATCTACATGATGACAAGATTGCCTTAGTTAAATCAATTGAGTATGATCCAAACAGAAGTGCGTTTATCTCATTAATCGCTTATGAAAATGGTTACCGATCATACATCCTAACTCCACAAGGAATTAAAGTAGGTGATAAGGTAGTTTCATCTTCTCAAGCAATCGATATTAAAGTAGGTAACTGTATGCCACTTGAATTCATCCCTGAAGGGACAATGGTTCACAATATCGAAATGACTCCTGGTAAAGGTGCTCAGATCGCTAGAAGTGCTGGAGCTTATGCTCAGATCTTAGGTAAAGATGATACAGGTAAATACATCAACCTAAAATTAGGTTCAAAAGAAGTTAGAAAATTCTTAAAGAACTGTCGTGCTGTTGTTGGGATTGCTTCAAACGTTGATCACAACTTAGTTCTATTAGGTAAAGCGGGGACAACTAGACACAAAGGGATTCGTCCAACTGTTCGTGGTTCTGCCATGAACCCTAATGACCACCCACACGGGGGTGGTGAAGGTCGCAGCCCGGTAGGTCGTGACGCTCCAAGAACACCATGAGGAAAAAGACACATGGGTGTTAAAACAAGAAATAATAAAAAATCATCTACGCAATTAATTATCCGTAGACGTAACTCTAAATAGGAAATTGGAAGGTCAAATAAATGTCAAGAAGTTCTAAGAAAGGTGCATTCGTAGAAGCTAGTTTATACAAAAAAGTATTAGACATGAATGCACAACAAAAAAAGAAAATAATCAAGACTTGATCTAGAAGAAGTACTATTTTTCCAGATTTTGTTGGTCACACTTTTGCTGTTCATAATGGTAAGAAATTCATTAACGTTTATGTAACTGAAGATATGATCGGTCACAAACTAGGTGAATTTTCTCCTACAAGAACATTTAAAGGACACAGTTCTAACAGATAGGAGATAAACAATGATCGCAATTGCAAGACAAAATAGAGTTAGAATCTCACCTCAAAAAGCACGATTAGTTTGTCAACTAATTAAGAACAAATCAGTAATAGAAGCACAAAATATCTTAGTTAATACTGATAAAAAAGGTGCTCGCATTATCTTAAAATTACTTAATTCAGTAATTGCTAATGCCACAAATAACCACGCAATGTTAGCTGAAAAACTTTATGTTTATGAAGTTGTTGCCAACCAAGGTCCAACTTTAAAACGTAACTTACCAAGAGCAAAAGGTTCAGCTGATATGATCAGAAAAAGATCAACTAATTTCGTGATCAAATTATCAGATGATAAAAACGAAAGAAAACACGAAGTAGAAGCAATCAAAACTAGACTTAAAAAACGTGTTCTTGGACAAAACAAGAGAAAACAATCAGTTAGCGGAGAAAAGAAATAAATATGGGTCAAAAAGTAAACTCTAACGGTTTAAGATTTGGAATTAATAAGAACTGACAATCTCGTTGGGTAGCTAAAACTAATCAACAAACTGGTGACTGAATTGTTCAGGACGAAAAGATTAGAAACTACTTATTCAAGAAGTTCCACAGCGCTTTCATTTCAAACGTTGATATCGAAAGAACACAAACTTCAATCCGTGTTTTCATCTACGCTTCTCAACCAGGGATTATCTTAGGTAAAGAAGCCGCCAACATCAAAGTTATCTTATTAGCAATTAACAAGATCGTTGGTCGTCATATCAAAGTTGATGTTGACGTTCTTGAAGTGGGTAACCCTTCATTAAGTGCTAAGATCGTGGCTAGAGAATTAGCTGATGCGATTGAAAATCGTACACCATTAAGAACAGCGATGCGTCAAGCACTTAAACGCGTATTAAAAGCTGGTGCTAAAGGGATTAAAGTTTTAGTTTCAGGTCGTTTAAACGGTGTGGAAATTGCTAGAGATAAGATGTACATTGAAGGTAATGTAACCTTATCAACCCTAAGAACTGATATCGACTACGCACTAGAAGAAGCACAAATGTCTTATGGTGTGATCGGTGTTAAAGTTTGAATTAACCGTGGGGAAATTTTTGGTAAAGATTTCTACAAAAAACAAGCACACATTGTTAAACCAAAAGGTAGTGAAGCTAACCATCAAAGAAGAAACTCAAATAAATCTAAAGATTACCGAGATAACAAAAACAAACAGTTTAACAAAAACCACCAAAATCAACAACCTGCTAAGGAGTAAATAAGATGTTACAACCTAAAAGAACTAAATATCGAAAACCTCATAACGTAAGTTATGAAGGTAAAGCTAAAGGTAATTCTTATGTTGCTTTTGGTGAATACGGGATCATGGCTACTAATGGTGCTTGAATTGATGCCCGCCAAATTGAAAGTGCGCGGATTGCAATTTCAAAACAACTTGGGAAAACTGGTAAGATGTGGATTAGAATCTTCCCACACATGTCAAAAACTAAAAAACCATTAGAAGTAAGAATGGGTTCAGGTAAAGGTAACCCTGAATTCTGAGTAGCTGTTGTTAAAGAAGGTACAGTGATGTTTGAAGTAGCAAACATTCCAGAAGCACAAATGAAAGAAGCTTTAACAAGAGCTGGTCACAAGCTTGGTGTTACCTGAAAGATCGTTGCTAGACAAGGGGCTCAATAATGAATAAAGAATTAAGAGCAAAAACTAACGAAGAGCTAATTCAATTAGTTACACAATTAAAAGGTCGTTTATTAGAATATCGTTTTAAATTAGCCCAAGGTGAGCTAGATAAAACTCATATTATTAAAGAAACTAGACAAACTTTAGCTAGAGTGCTAACAATCTTAACTGAAAGAGATGTTAAAGTTAATGTCAACGCAATGGTTTCATCTTT
The nucleotide sequence above comes from Mycoplasmoides gallisepticum. Encoded proteins:
- the rpsC gene encoding 30S ribosomal protein S3 — its product is MGQKVNSNGLRFGINKNWQSRWVAKTNQQTGDWIVQDEKIRNYLFKKFHSAFISNVDIERTQTSIRVFIYASQPGIILGKEAANIKVILLAINKIVGRHIKVDVDVLEVGNPSLSAKIVARELADAIENRTPLRTAMRQALKRVLKAGAKGIKVLVSGRLNGVEIARDKMYIEGNVTLSTLRTDIDYALEEAQMSYGVIGVKVWINRGEIFGKDFYKKQAHIVKPKGSEANHQRRNSNKSKDYRDNKNKQFNKNHQNQQPAKE
- the rpsS gene encoding 30S ribosomal protein S19 translates to MSRSSKKGAFVEASLYKKVLDMNAQQKKKIIKTWSRRSTIFPDFVGHTFAVHNGKKFINVYVTEDMIGHKLGEFSPTRTFKGHSSNR
- the rplV gene encoding 50S ribosomal protein L22; amino-acid sequence: MIAIARQNRVRISPQKARLVCQLIKNKSVIEAQNILVNTDKKGARIILKLLNSVIANATNNHAMLAEKLYVYEVVANQGPTLKRNLPRAKGSADMIRKRSTNFVIKLSDDKNERKHEVEAIKTRLKKRVLGQNKRKQSVSGEKK
- the rplD gene encoding 50S ribosomal protein L4, with translation MSKIKLFDLSGKVQEEIELNQKLLVSEVHKQAIFDAILAENLSQIQGTHSTLKKGEVSGGGKKPYQQKHTGRARQGSIRNPHYVGGGIAFGPKPNRNYKIKVNKKVSSLAFKSAITSKVNNNEFLGLVDSIKQDKPSTKAIAKLLKELKVNKKVLIVAFEKNENLEKSSANLPNVSYKLWNQVSVKDLIDANCVLAQKSAINNWVERLN
- the rplB gene encoding 50S ribosomal protein L2; protein product: MPVKKIVNRSNSGIHHKISIDYSKVLTTNTPQKSLLAKKKKNSGRNNQGKITVRHRGGGSKRKYRIIDFKRNLHDDKIALVKSIEYDPNRSAFISLIAYENGYRSYILTPQGIKVGDKVVSSSQAIDIKVGNCMPLEFIPEGTMVHNIEMTPGKGAQIARSAGAYAQILGKDDTGKYINLKLGSKEVRKFLKNCRAVVGIASNVDHNLVLLGKAGTTRHKGIRPTVRGSAMNPNDHPHGGGEGRSPVGRDAPRTPWGKRHMGVKTRNNKKSSTQLIIRRRNSK
- the rplP gene encoding 50S ribosomal protein L16; protein product: MLQPKRTKYRKPHNVSYEGKAKGNSYVAFGEYGIMATNGAWIDARQIESARIAISKQLGKTGKMWIRIFPHMSKTKKPLEVRMGSGKGNPEFWVAVVKEGTVMFEVANIPEAQMKEALTRAGHKLGVTWKIVARQGAQ
- a CDS encoding 50S ribosomal protein L23, which produces MQITDVLIKPILTEKTYGIMISEPRKYTFLVNAKANKNYIKQAFKAIYGVTPIAVNTKIKKPARVRTGTQNPGYSRLEKIAIITVPFGVEVAITGEKPEPKEESSSKK